The Athene noctua chromosome 3, bAthNoc1.hap1.1, whole genome shotgun sequence genome includes a region encoding these proteins:
- the NME6 gene encoding nucleoside diphosphate kinase 6 isoform X1, which produces MAGRGRPLQLTLALLKPDAVAHPLVLEAVHETILSNRFLIVRAKKLRCGREESRRFYREHAGRFFYQRLVEFMASGPMWAYILAHENAVPLWRSLMGPTKVFRARNNVPDSIRGAYGLTDTRNTTHGSDSPASASREIAFFFPEFNEQLWYQQEEPRLRCGQVYYNVEERVHCVLRAEETEQS; this is translated from the exons ATGGCGGGCCGCGGGCGGCCGCTGCAGCTGACCCTGGCGCTGCTGAAGCCGGACGCCGTGGCCCACCCGTTGGTGCTGGAG GCCGTGCACGAAACCATCCTCAGCAACCGGTTCCTCATCGTGCGCGCCAAGAAGCTGCGCTGCGGGCGGGAGGAGAGCCGCCGCTTCTACCGGGAGCACGCGG GGCGGTTCTTCTACCAGCGGCTGGTGGAGTTCATGGCCAG TGGCCCCATGTGGGCGTATATCTTGGCCCATGAGAATGCTGTCCCCCTCTGGAGATCCCTGATGGGACCCACCAAAGTCTTCCGAGCCCGAAACAATGTCCCAGACTCCATTCGAGGAGCTTACGGCCTCACGGACACCAGGAATACCACTCACGGCTCAG ATTCTCCAGCATCAGCCAGCAGAGaaattgcctttttcttcccAGAGTTCAATGAACAGCTCTGGTACCAGCAGGAAGAGCCACGTCTGCGCTGTGGGCAGGTGTATTACAATGTCGAGGAGCGTGTCCACTGTGTGCTCAGAGCTGAGGaaacagagcagagctga
- the NME6 gene encoding nucleoside diphosphate kinase 6 isoform X2, with translation MAGRGRPLQLTLALLKPDAVAHPLVLELRLCPQAVHETILSNRFLIVRAKKLRCGREESRRFYREHAGRFFYQRLVEFMASGPMWAYILAHENAVPLWRSLMGPTKVFRARNNVPDSIRGAYGLTDTRNTTHGSDSPASASREIAFFFPEFNEQLWYQQEEPRLRCGQVYYNVEERVHCVLRAEETEQS, from the exons ATGGCGGGCCGCGGGCGGCCGCTGCAGCTGACCCTGGCGCTGCTGAAGCCGGACGCCGTGGCCCACCCGTTGGTGCTGGA GCTGCGTCTCTGCCCGCAGGCCGTGCACGAAACCATCCTCAGCAACCGGTTCCTCATCGTGCGCGCCAAGAAGCTGCGCTGCGGGCGGGAGGAGAGCCGCCGCTTCTACCGGGAGCACGCGG GGCGGTTCTTCTACCAGCGGCTGGTGGAGTTCATGGCCAG TGGCCCCATGTGGGCGTATATCTTGGCCCATGAGAATGCTGTCCCCCTCTGGAGATCCCTGATGGGACCCACCAAAGTCTTCCGAGCCCGAAACAATGTCCCAGACTCCATTCGAGGAGCTTACGGCCTCACGGACACCAGGAATACCACTCACGGCTCAG ATTCTCCAGCATCAGCCAGCAGAGaaattgcctttttcttcccAGAGTTCAATGAACAGCTCTGGTACCAGCAGGAAGAGCCACGTCTGCGCTGTGGGCAGGTGTATTACAATGTCGAGGAGCGTGTCCACTGTGTGCTCAGAGCTGAGGaaacagagcagagctga